In the Purpureocillium takamizusanense chromosome 5, complete sequence genome, one interval contains:
- a CDS encoding uncharacterized protein (SECRETED:SignalP(1-15~SECRETED:cutsite=ACA-AP~SECRETED:prob=0.3132)~COG:O~MEROPS:MER0000336~EggNog:ENOG503NU05) produces MRASTLLALLPLACAAPSKRATPAPVLVPRNAQVIDGKYIVKFKGDAKSNAVSSAVSDITADADYTYSHSFHGFAASLSKSEVEKLQNNPDVEFLEQDAIVTISATQENADWGLSRLSSQKPGSAAYTYDDSAGEGTCAYIIDTGVDAEHPEFEGRAKFLANYVDKDNTDGNGHGTHVSGTIGSKTYGVAKKTKIFGVKVLDAQGSGQNSGVIAGMEFVAKDGPGQACPKGVVVNMSLGGGKSDAVNQAAANIVKAGLFLAVAAGNDAADASGYSPASEESACTVGATAKDDTLATYSNFGTIVDVLAPGTDITSTWPGGKTNKISGTSMASPHVAGIGAYFLGLGQKASGLCEYIAQHSLKDTITSVPSGTKNLLINNGQGGGNGTSIRRF; encoded by the exons ATGCGCGCTTCCACGCTCCTtgctctcctccccctcgcctGCGCGGCTCCCTCCAAGCGTGCCACACCCGctcccgtcctcgtccctcgCAATGCTCAGGTCATCGACGGCAAGTACATTGTCAAGTTCAAGGGCGACGCCAAGTCCAATGCCGTttcctcggccgtctccgaCATCACTGCCGATGCCGACTACACTTACTCTCACTCCTTCCACGGCTTCGCCGCCAGCCTGAGCAAGTCTGAGGTTGAGAAGCTGCAGAACAACCCCGAT GTTGAGTtcctcgagcaggacgccatcgtcaccatctcCGCGACTCAGGAGAACGCCGACTGGGGCCTGAGCCGCCTGTCCAGCCAGAAGCCTGGTAGCGCCGCCTACACCTACGACGACTCCGCTGGCGAGGGCACCTGCGCCTACATCATTGACACtggtgtcgatgccgagcaCCCT GAGTTTGAGGGCCGTGCCAAGTTCCTGGCCAACTACGTCGACAAGGACAACAccgacggcaacggccacggcactCACGTTTCTGGCACTATTGGCTCCAAGACCTACGGTGTCGCCAAGAAGACCAAGATCTTCGGTGTCAAGGTCCTCGATGCCCAAGGCTCGGGCCAGAACTCTGGTGTCATTGCCGGCATGGAGTTTGTTGCCAAGGACGGCCCCGGCCAGGCCTGCCCCAAGGGCGTCGTTGTCAACATGTCTCTGGGTGGTGGCAAGTCCGACGCCGTGAACCAggcggccgccaacatcGTCAAGGCTGGCCTtttcctcgccgtcgccgctggcaacgacgccgccgacgcctccggctactcgcccgcctccgagGAGTCCGCCTGCACGGTTGGTGCCACCGCCAAGGACGACACGCTGGCCACCTACTCCAACTTCGgcaccatcgtcgacgtcctTGCCCCTGGCACGGACATCACCTCCACCTGGCCCGGTGGCAAGACCAACAAGATCAGCGGCAcctccatggcctcgccgcaCGTCGCCGGCATTGGCGCCTacttcctcggcctcggccagaaGGCCAGCGGCCTGTGCGAGTATATCGCCCAGCACTCTCTCAAGGACACTATTACCAGCGTCCCCAGCGGCACCAAGAACCTGCTCATCAACAACGGCCAGGGCGGTGGCAACGGCACCTCCATCCGCCGCTTCTGA
- a CDS encoding uncharacterized protein (EggNog:ENOG503NVT6~COG:P~TransMembrane:1 (o731-751i)), whose translation MSNDGDQHDQLQAAAGRSPDPEANSPGEHARPRKRTRRACDKCSASRTRCNGECPCSRCEEYGYTCRYNREVKKRGRLPGVRGNAPRTRGSPPPRSLSPLKESPGEFLKPQHDAYNGAVSLSNGENTHDDGPRSSQANDSEYAPLHHAKALRTSMALSIPALTHSDAQVSVAPEMTDRQAFRPRTGSSSVGAIDGPFLDSEVLISDESVGLPSPANGHVTGPYEFGLRRAHRGSFRSSTSGDRHRESVSTAATCPDAFLPDVLQRAPTDECCYKFLEPVLPYIRNIIPASVACELLDIFLTDPGSSLFRGASPYILTRIFRKKSILHPAAPRCTTPALLATILWCVAQTADVMVLHVPGTRARVVNDLYDLATSLVSERDPDRWRRIHGGLRAEHETPHPNIPGLGAFPMTTAANEPAGVIDDVLTFILLSIAVSGSDFKSDCYKWWSKAIRLAHSLRLNREDERCPASVSPCANPLCSCHRDREDASMADIERREERRRVFWLLYSLDRHLSLSFNTVLSMPDSYCEVFAPLPEDIWEDLDSIDSKRLPTRIIGPPVVASGTGFFEYFLPLMAILGDIIEVHHRRRHPRLGAQEDAFSVAVIQDLLANYEMSLNALPTDPALNGQAFGLPGQMDRDLGAGIPTPAIHHGAVPGPGIDTGDQSRVRLVKAYSTHILHVLHVLLHGKWDAISMLDGGDDWITSKRFTECASHAISASQSVSTILTIDPELTFMSYLFGIYLLQGSFILLLFADRMPQLGPNESVEQACENIIRAHEVCVVTLSTEFQKNFRKVVRSTLYSVQGTGTRNWDEHRARRRALSLYRWTKGAKGLAL comes from the exons ATGtccaacgacggcgaccaacATGATCAGTTGCAggctgcagcagggcgcTCTCCAGATCCGGAGGCAAATTCGCCGGGCGAGCACGCAAGGCCCAGGAAGAGGACCAGGCGCGCATGCGACAAGTGCAGCGCGTCGCGGACACGGTGTAACGGAGAATG TCCTTGCAGTCGCTGCGAAG AATATGGTTACACGTGTCGCTACAACCGTGAAGTGAAGAAACGCGGGAGGCTGCCTGG AGTTCGCGGCAATGCTCCAAGGACCCGAGGCTCACCGCCCCCACGATCTTTGAGTCCACTCAAGGAATCACCTGGTGAGTTCTTGAAGCCGCAGCACGATGCCTACAACGGCGCTGTGTCCCTCAGCAACGGGGAAAACACCCACGACGATGGCCCTCGGTCATCGCAGGCAAATGACTCGGAATATGCGCCACTACACCATGCCAAGGCTCTGCGAACCTCAATGGCGCTCTCTATTCCCGCCCTGACACATTCCGATGCTCAAGTGTCAGTCGCCCCTGAAATGACGGACCGGCAAGCTTTTCGACCTCGTACCGGTTCGTCGTCCGTGGGTGCCATCGACGGTCCCTTTCTTGACTCCGAGGTCCTCATCTCGGATGAAAGCGTTGGCTTGCCGTCACCAGCAAATGGGCACGTAACCGGGCCATACGAGTTTGGGCTCCGCCGAGCACACAGGGGATCTTTCAGATCTAGCACGAGCGGCGATCGACACCGCGAGTCCGTCAGCACAGCTGCGACGTGCCCGGACGCGTTCCTTCCCGACGTATTGCAGAGGGCGCCTACCGACGAGTGTTGTTACAAGTTTCTTGAGCCCGTTCTGCCGTACATACGAAACATCATCCCCGCATCGGTGGCCTGTGAGTTGTTGGACATATTCTTGACCGACCCCGGCAGTTCCCTCTTCCGCGGCGCTTCGCCGTACATTCTCACGCGAATCTTTCGCAAAAAGTCCATCCTGCATCCCGCGGCGCCTAGATGTACTACGCCAGCGCTTCTGGCAACAATCTTGTGGTGTGTTGCGCAGACGGCGGACGTGATGGTCCTTCATGTCCCTGGCACAAGGGCGCGGGTTGTAAACGACTTGTACGACCTCGCAACATCATTAGTGTCAGAAAGAGACCCTGATAGATGGAGGCGCATACACG GTGGACTAAGAGCCGAGCATGAGACTCCTCACCCCAATATCCCGGGACTCGGTGCCTTCCCAATGACAACCGCAGCGAACGAGCCAGCAGGTGTCATTGACGACGTGCTCACATTCATACTCCTTTCCATTGCCGTCTCGGGTAGTGATTTCAAGTCCGACTGCTACAAATGGTGGTCAAAGGCCATCAGGTTGGCACACTCGCTAAGGCTAAATCGCGAAGACGAGCGCTGCCCTGCATCGGTTTCGCCGTGCGCCAACCCACTCTGCTCTTGCCATCGAGACCGCGAAGATGCATCGATGGCAGACATTGAGCGTAGGGAGGAGCGGAGGAGAGTGTTCTGGCTTCTGTACAGCCTCGACAGACATCTCAGTCTGTCATTCAACACCGTTCTCTCCATGCCCGATTCCTACTGCGAGGTTTTTG cgccgctgccggaggACATCTGGGAGGATCTGGACTCGATAGACTCCAAACGGCTCCCTACTCGCATAATTGGCCCTCCCGTCGTGGCCAGCGGCACGGGGTTCTTTGAGTACTTTCTCCCGCTCATGGCAATCTTGGGGGACATCATCGAAGTccaccatcggcggcgacatccGCGACTCGGGGCACAAGAAGACGCTTTCTCGGTTGCCGTCATTCAGGACCTACTCGCCAACTATGAGATGAGCTTGAACGCGCTGCCGACTGACCCGGCCCTCAACGGGCAAGCGTTTGGCTTGCCTGGCCAGATGGACCGAGATCTCGGCGCAGGCATCCCTACGCCAGCAATCCACCACGGCGCAGTACCTGGACCAGGCATTGATACAGGCGACCAGTCGCGCGTGCGCCTCGTCAAGGCGTACAGCACACACATCCTCCACGTATTGCACGTGCTGCTCCACGGCAAGTGGGACGCAATCTCcatgctcgacggcggcgacgactggaTCACCTCCAAGCGCTTCACCGAATGCGCCTCCCACGCCATCTCCGCATCGCAGTCCGTGTCCACGATCCTAACGATAGACCCGGAGCTTACGTTCATGTCGTACCTCTTTGGGATTTACCTGCTGCAGGGAAGCTtcatcctgctgctgtttgCAGACCGGATGCCTCAGCTTGGACCGAACGAGTCGGTCGAGCAGGCCTGCGAAAACATCATCCGGGCACACGAGGTCTGCGTGGTGACACTCAGCACCGAGTTTCAG AAAAACTTTCGGAAAGTGGTCAGGTCGACGTTGTATAGCGTGCAGGGCACGGGGACGAGGAACTGGGACGAGCACCGagcgcggaggcgggcgctgTCCCTGTATAGATGGACCAAGGGCGCCAAAGGGCTCGCTCTATGA
- the ABA4 gene encoding Short-chain dehydrogenase/reductase aba4 (EggNog:ENOG503P1A6~COG:Q) gives MGSSSTRRRPASTSPEPLPTAQRRRLEESTTQTSAIDSTDGMAQTNGTASAAKSLPLQGKVYAITGGASGIGFATAKILARRGATVCVADIDPEAMKQAGSYFASHDVPHMITRVDVSKRAQVDSWVESIVATHGRLDGAANVAGVIGKGHGITAVADLEDSEWDKIIGVNLTGTMYCLRAELRHVVDGGSIVNVSSIHGLKGFAKHAAYDASKHGMIGLTRAAALENGAREIRVNSVAPGAIYTPLMQKNWDFVGRPSDAPFDEPTAFQRQGSAEETGNVIAFLLGPDSTFVSGSVYRVDGAWM, from the exons ATGGGATCGTCCTCCACTCGCAGGCGCCCTGCTTCGACATCTCCAGAGCCACTGCCGACagcgcagcgacggcgaTTGGAAGAGTCGACAACGCAAACATCAGCCATCGATAGCACAGACGGCATGGCGCAAACAAACggcacggcgagcgcggctAAGAGCTTGCCACTTCAGGGCAAGGTCTACGCCATCACAGGCGGCGCCAGTGGCATTGGCTTTGCGACGGCAAAGATCCTCGCCAGGCGCGGAGCAACCGTCTGTGTCGCCGACATTGACCCCGAGGCGATGAAACAAGCTGGCTCTTATTTCGCCTCACACGACGTACCTCACATGATCACCAGGGTTGATGTGTCGAAACGCGCTCAGGTGGACTCGTGGGTCGAGTCAATCGTTGCGACACATGGCAggctggacggcgcggccaacGTCGCGGGCGTCATTGGCAAAGGCCACGGCATCACGGCAGTTGCTGATCTGGAGGATAGCGAGTGGGACAAGATCATTGGAGTCAACCTGACAGGCACAATGTACTGCCTACGGGCGGAGCTGCGGCACGTCGTGGACGGTGGCTCCATTGTGAATGTCTCGTCGATCCACGGCCTCAAAG GGTTCGCAAAACATGCCGCCTACGATGCCAGCAAGCACGGCATGATCGGCCTGAcaagggccgccgcgctggagaACGGCGCACGCGAGATACGGGTCAACAGTGTCGCGCCGGGCGCCATTTACACGCCACTCATGCAAAAGAACTGGGATTTCGTGGGGCGGCCGTCGGACGCGCCGTTCGATGAGCCCACGGCCTTTCAGCGGCAGGGCTCGGCGGAGGAAACGGGCAACGTCATTGCCTTCTTGTTGGGCCCGGATAGCACCTTTGTGAGCGGCAGTGTGTATCGTGTGGACGGCGCGTGGATGTGA
- a CDS encoding uncharacterized protein (EggNog:ENOG503PH9B~antiSMASH:Cluster_5.1) gives MAAPSDGTGHSLLPRDKPKLNQYRTMDDCLHDRNILYHAAPSTGNCYDLDGKTGAFFYNTAGFLLSRANKDIGCAGDWIGLRGGRCMEKGPYRSVVMR, from the exons ATGGCGGCGCCATCAGACGGCACCGGCCACTCCTTGCTCCCTCGCGACAAGCCCAAGTTGAATCAATACCGCACCATGGATGACTG CCTCCACGACAGAAACATTCTCTACCACGCGGCTCCGAGTACCGGCAATTGCTACGATCTCGACGGCAAGACCGGTGCCTTCTTTTACAACACCGCAGGCTTCCTGCTGAGTCGTG CCAACAAGGACATTGGATGTGCTGGGGATTGGATCGGCCTTCGTGGCGGGCGATGCATGGAAAAGGGCCCGTATAGGTCTGTTGTGATGAGGTGA
- a CDS encoding uncharacterized protein (TransMembrane:12 (i41-60o72-89i101-118o130-151i163-182o194-213i234-251o263-281i301-325o337-356i368-385o397-418i)~EggNog:ENOG503P3R8~antiSMASH:Cluster_5.1~COG:S) has product MNCNELQEGMRGSRYVVKRPKALQWFYKGRLYKASDEERQAGRFELFLDLLYVAIVANFSDDLAEHANGAHLAKYILIFAPAWHIWADLREIMNSYYTDDLAQRLVILWVMALLVLYANNARLVDEDINAMRTAAGAYVVARFTTMGVFLISSFASYQHRAQARIMAAFMSVGLLIAIPLFFESVSIQAKAAVVAVMVFYQECTWALTLSPWIKRRLKLRYSTAVDIAHEIDRMAAFFIIILGEFVYSVIVGDPAGVGLTSGYAKAVFTLIIAFCLNWLYVSGDGSVQATHPIRRSAWTAFGFFLLHLPMSASFLIGGHICAISTKLHEFEDGQRWLLGGGLGVGLFCLWVYGMLYRTEDEAYLMLPKYPRIGMRLIVAIILIVLPESHDHLNTTQFMAVVMSLVAFLTVWETFGGLLRGASFYEPWTDRHEPPEDAIEDASDEQIRPAAAT; this is encoded by the exons atgaaCTGCAACGAGCTCCAGGAGGGGATGCGCGGATCGCGCTACGTGGTCAAGCGTCCCAAGGCGCTGCAATGGTTCTACAAGGGCCGCCTGTATAaggcgagcgacgaggagcgccagGCCGGTCGCTTTGAGCTGTTTCTCGACCTCTTGT ACGTCGCCATCGTGGCCAACTTcagcgacgacctcgccgagcacgccAACGGCGCGCACCTCGCCAAGTACATTCTCATCTTCGCGCCGGCGTGGCACATCTGGGCCGACCTGCGCGAGATCATGAACTCGTACTACACCGACGACCTGGCCCAGCGACTCGTGATCCTCTGGgtcatggcgctgctggtgctgtacGCCAACaacgcgcgcctcgtcgacgaggacatcaacgccatgcgcaccgcggcgggcgcctaCGTGGTCGCGCGCTTCACCACCATGGGCGTCTTCCTCATCAGCTCCTTTGCCAGCTACCAGCACCGGGCCCAGGCGCGCATCATGGCGGCCTTCATGTCCGTCGGCCTCCTCATCGCAATCCCGCTCTTCTTCGAGTCCGTCAGCAtccaggccaaggccgccgtcgtggccgtcatgGTCTTCTACCAGGAGTGCACGTGGGCGCTGACCCTGAGCCCCTGGATCAAGCGCCGCCTCAAGCTCCGCTacagcaccgccgtcgacatcgcccACGAGATCGACCGCAtggccgccttcttcatTATCATCCTCGGCGAGTTCGTCTAcagcgtcatcgtcggcgaccccgccggcgtcgggctgACGTCTGGCTACGCAAAGGCCGTCTTCACACTCATCATCGCCTTCTGTCTCAACTGGCTGTACGTTAGCGGAGACGGCAGCGTGCAGGCGACGCACCCGATCCGCCGCTCTGCCTGGACCGCGTTTGGCTTCTTCCTGCTCCATCTGCCCATGTCGGCCTCGttcctcatcggcggccacATTTGCGCCATTAGCACCAAGCTGCACGAGTTCGAGGACGGCCAGcgctggctgctgggcggaGGACTCGGGGTCGGCCTCTTCTGTCTGTGGGTGTACGGCATGCTCTACCgcaccgaggacgaggcatACCTCATGCTGCCCAAGTATCCTCGAATCGGCATGCGGCTTATCGTCGCTATTATCCTCATCGTCCTACCCGAGTCGCACGACCACCTCAACACGACGCAGTTCATGGCAGTTGTCATGTCTCTAGTGGCCTTTCTTACTGTTTGGGAGACTTTTGGGGGTCTGTTGAGGGGCGCGAGCTTCTATGAGCCCTGGACTGACAGACACGAACCCCCAGAGGATGCCATTGAGGATGCAAGCGACGAGCAGATCcgaccagcggcggccacgtAA
- a CDS encoding uncharacterized protein (COG:H~EggNog:ENOG503P243), which translates to MSTQHSQIPPETAMAGVPAHVRHVLSRLHAESLAQEAKISPSDYTKPTAADEMRDKFIALEEDKAQYVYTLCRATGAHNIVEAGTSYGVSTIYLALAAAANAKASGRKARVVATEHEPTKAAKAREYWKECGEEVAGVIDLREGDLRETLKHGLEDVDLLLLDIWTPMALPTLKVVQPKMRPGAVVITDNTIGSASGYEDLLNYLRGPDSKFISLTLPYHKGLEMSVYLPN; encoded by the exons ATGTCCACCCAGCACAGTCAGATCCCGCCAGAgaccgccatggccggcgtgcCAGCTCACGTCCGCCATGTCCTCTCGCGGCTGCACGCCGAGTCCCTCGCGCAGGAGGCCAAGATCTCGCCGAGCGACTACACGaagcccacggccgccgatgAGATGCGCGACAAGTTCATCGCGCtggaggaggacaaggcgcAGTACGTGTACACCCTGTGccgcgcgacgggcgcgcacaacatcgtcgaggcgggaACGTCGTACGGCGTGAGCACCATCTAcctggcgctcgcggcggcggccaacgcAAAGGCGAGCGGCAGGAAGGCCCGCgtggtggcgacggagcATGAGCCcaccaaggcggccaaggcgaggGAGTATTGGAAGGAGtgcggcgaggaggtcgcCGGCGTGATTGATCTGCGGGAGGGCGACTTGCGCGAGACGCTGAAgcatggcctcgaggacgtAGACCTCCTCCTGCTGGACA tTTGGACGCCCATGGCCTTGCCCACGCTCAAGGTGGTGCAGCCCAAGATGCGACCTGGCGCTGTTGTCATCACGGACAACACCATCGGCTCAGCGAGTGGATATGAGGACTTGCTCAATTATCTGCGCGGCCCTGATAGCAAGTTCATCAGCCTCACTCTCCCCTACCACAAGGGTCTGGAAATGAGTGTTTACCTGCCGAATTGA